CAGCCCGTGCAGCCACCAGCGCCCGCCCTGGTCGGCCGGCGCGTCACGGAAGATCCAGAACCGCCCGCCCTGGTCCGTCTCGACCCGGTAGTAGTCCCGTGGAGCCGCGCGCTTGTCGCCGTTCCACCACTCAGGCGTAATCCGTTCCGGACCATCGGCCTTATGGACTTTGTGACGGAGCCTGCGCCAGATGAAGAAGGCCGGCGGATGATCCGGGAGCAGGGCGGTCGCCACGACCGGCTCTGGCGGATCAAGCAGCCGCGTTGGCCTCAACAGAGTTTCGGGCCAGACGGAACCGGTGGGTGGCGCAAGAGGCGAGATCTTTCGCGCCATACGCTCCGGCACCAGGGTTGGGACTGGAGCAATACGATAGACGCGATGGGCGCCCACGCGCGCGCCGAGACGGTCGACGAGCCGGCTGATGTCTGCATCGACGGTGTCGTCCTGGGCGATACCAGGAACCTCCGTCTGCTGCTCGACGAGCAGCTCGGTGCGGCTGGCGATGAGAGCCACCTCCTCAATGCCAAAGCCGGGATCGATCGTCGGCAGGCGCTCGTCGAACAACCTTGCCAGATGAACATGATCCCGCGTTGCTTTCGCCGTTCCTACACGCAGAGAGGCTCCTTTCTCGTCGACCCGGCGGATCACCAGATCGAGCCTGCGGATGCCTTCTCCCCGCTGGGTCAGCGTGCGGCAGAGATCCTGGGAGAGCCGGCGCACCACCTGCTTCAGGTCCTCAAGCCGTGCGATCGGCTCAGCGAAGGTAAGGGTGGCGATCGCCGTTTCGTGTGGGATCAGCGGAGAGATCGGTTCGAAGACATGGCCCATCGCCTGATCGAGCCGTAGCGCGACCTCCTTGCCGAACCGCCGCACCATGGGAGCCCGGGGCATGGCGGCCAGTTGGCCGACCCGCTCGATCCCAAGCCGGTGCATGGCGTTCAACGTCTCGGAGGACAGACGGAGGGCGGCAACGGGAAGGGGAGCCACAGCATCGACGGTACGCCCGGATGGCACGACGCAGCCCTTGCCGTAACGGGCCACGCCCCAGGCCGCCCCGGGTGCGTCGGCGACAGCCGCCCGCGCAGCGATGCCTCGATCACCGAGACGAGTGGTCAGGTCGGCCAGCAAGGCCTCCTCTCCGCCAAGCAGATGGTCTGCTCCGGCGATGTCGATCCAAAGACCGTCAGGCGGATCGGGCGCGACCACAGGCGAATAGCGAATGGCCCAGCAGGCGAGTTGCCGCAGCGATGTCTCATCATCGTCAGGCGTGGCATCACACACATGCAGGTCAGGCACGAGTGCCTGCGCCTGAGCGAGTGGCATACCGATGCGCAATCCTAGACCATCCGCCGTTGCGTCAACGGCCGCAATCAGGCGGCGGGAACCCGTGGCACTCACGGTCACGAGCGGCTTATCGCGTGGCGGCTCGCCGAACCTGCGCCGGATCCGGTCGGTCGGCCAGGTCGGCAGGTAAAGCGAGACGACCCTTCGCATCGCATGTGTGGACAGCCCTCGGGGCGCAAGTGGTTTTTCCATAATCAGCATCCGGAACGAGTGCGTTCATGTGTCCGGCCTGTTCGCGCGATCTGCATGACCGCTGGCCCAGATGGGTTCCGCCGAAAACTCCCCAAACAAGCCTACGGCGTCGCAATGCGCCTGTGCGATGCAAGGGGTGCCTTTTCGTCGGCTCGACCGAATGCCATCTCCTGGAAGTGCCCTTTGCGCTCCTATGAGGATGACGAACGGTCAGGCAGTACGAGCAGGGTGCCGGTACTCCTCTCCATTCATCATCATGGCCCATGCGATGCGGGCCATCTTGTTCGCCAGGGCGACGGCCGCGAGCTTGCGCGGCCGTCGCTCCAGCAATGACAACAGCCATGACGTTGCGGCCTTACT
This region of Microvirga mediterraneensis genomic DNA includes:
- a CDS encoding Y-family DNA polymerase, which gives rise to MEKPLAPRGLSTHAMRRVVSLYLPTWPTDRIRRRFGEPPRDKPLVTVSATGSRRLIAAVDATADGLGLRIGMPLAQAQALVPDLHVCDATPDDDETSLRQLACWAIRYSPVVAPDPPDGLWIDIAGADHLLGGEEALLADLTTRLGDRGIAARAAVADAPGAAWGVARYGKGCVVPSGRTVDAVAPLPVAALRLSSETLNAMHRLGIERVGQLAAMPRAPMVRRFGKEVALRLDQAMGHVFEPISPLIPHETAIATLTFAEPIARLEDLKQVVRRLSQDLCRTLTQRGEGIRRLDLVIRRVDEKGASLRVGTAKATRDHVHLARLFDERLPTIDPGFGIEEVALIASRTELLVEQQTEVPGIAQDDTVDADISRLVDRLGARVGAHRVYRIAPVPTLVPERMARKISPLAPPTGSVWPETLLRPTRLLDPPEPVVATALLPDHPPAFFIWRRLRHKVHKADGPERITPEWWNGDKRAAPRDYYRVETDQGGRFWIFRDAPADQGGRWWLHGLFE